In Urechidicola croceus, a single window of DNA contains:
- the arfB gene encoding alternative ribosome rescue aminoacyl-tRNA hydrolase ArfB — protein sequence MNSENLIKELNFKAIRSSGAGGQHVNKVSSKIVLFFDITNSQILSEEQKEILISNIKTRLTSENVLIINCDENRSQHKNKEVAIDRFLQIISNGLKVRKQRKKTKPSKSSIKKRLEKKRKVALKKAYRKKPNLE from the coding sequence ATGAATTCTGAAAACCTTATCAAAGAATTAAATTTTAAAGCAATTCGAAGTTCTGGTGCTGGCGGTCAACATGTAAATAAAGTTTCATCAAAAATTGTATTGTTTTTTGATATTACTAATTCTCAAATTTTATCAGAAGAGCAAAAAGAAATTTTAATTTCAAATATCAAAACACGATTGACTTCTGAAAATGTTTTAATCATTAATTGTGATGAAAATCGAAGTCAACACAAGAATAAAGAAGTTGCAATTGATCGATTCTTACAAATTATTTCTAATGGATTAAAAGTTCGCAAACAGCGTAAAAAGACAAAACCAAGTAAGTCTTCTATCAAAAAAAGATTAGAAAAGAAACGTAAAGTAGCCTTAAAAAAGGCATATCGAAAAAAACCAAATTTAGAATAA
- a CDS encoding acyl-CoA thioesterase codes for MNKILESKTKVRFQDCDPFNHLNNSKYIDYFINAREDQLIENYDLNIYKVAFSEGVGWVVGSNQISYLKPVNTMEVVTIESQLINFTKQSIEVELRMYNENKTELKSVMWSKFIHIDMKTQRSIEHNKKYIDLFESVYLPVSENTFDERFKSILKKQY; via the coding sequence ATGAATAAAATATTAGAAAGTAAAACCAAAGTAAGATTTCAGGATTGTGATCCTTTTAATCATTTGAATAACTCAAAATATATTGACTATTTTATCAATGCAAGAGAAGATCAATTAATTGAAAATTATGATTTAAATATATACAAAGTTGCATTTTCTGAAGGTGTCGGTTGGGTTGTTGGTTCAAACCAAATATCATACTTAAAGCCTGTAAATACAATGGAGGTAGTTACTATTGAGTCTCAATTAATAAATTTTACAAAACAAAGTATTGAGGTAGAATTGCGAATGTATAATGAAAACAAAACAGAATTAAAATCTGTAATGTGGTCTAAGTTCATACATATTGATATGAAAACTCAAAGATCAATAGAACACAATAAAAAATATATAGATTTATTTGAAAGTGTATATTTACCTGTTTCAGAAAATACTTTTGATGAGCGTTTCAAATCTATATTAAAAAAACAATATTAG
- a CDS encoding DEAD/DEAH box helicase: protein MSFKSLGLNDALLKAVRKQGYENPSPIQEKAIPLILEGKDVLASAQTGTGKTAGFTLPILQILSETKKPNKRPIRALILAPTRELAAQVHKNVVDYSKFLDIKSAVIFGGVNAKPQIRALKYGVDILVATPGRLLDLLDQRALSLGRLDILVLDEADRMLDMGFLRDIKKIISLMPERRQNLMFSATFSKEIKKLAEGILHRPISVETAPQNTTAETVDQKAYRVDRESKIELTIKLISDGNWKQVLIFTRTKHRANKLSEKLVKAGITSAAIHGNKSQGARTKALDYFKSGKIRVLVATDIAARGLDIPLLPHVINFELPNVPEDYVHRIGRTGRAGADGQAISLVDIDEVEYVRSIEKLLGQKLETEVVEGFEPTNKPSENKPKQQNRRTSRKPRSQGQGNSNKTKSSSGSKKRSSNNRRRR, encoded by the coding sequence ATGTCATTTAAGTCATTAGGATTAAACGATGCTTTATTAAAAGCAGTTAGAAAGCAAGGGTATGAAAATCCTTCACCAATACAAGAAAAAGCAATTCCATTAATATTAGAAGGGAAAGATGTTTTAGCATCTGCACAAACAGGAACTGGGAAAACGGCAGGATTTACGTTGCCTATTTTACAAATATTAAGTGAAACAAAGAAACCAAATAAACGACCAATCAGGGCATTAATTTTAGCTCCAACTAGAGAACTTGCAGCACAAGTACATAAGAATGTAGTTGATTACAGTAAGTTTTTAGATATAAAATCTGCTGTTATTTTTGGTGGAGTAAATGCAAAACCACAAATTAGAGCACTAAAATATGGAGTTGATATTTTGGTTGCTACGCCAGGAAGACTTCTTGATTTACTAGATCAAAGAGCACTTTCACTAGGTAGATTAGATATATTAGTTTTAGATGAGGCTGATAGAATGCTTGATATGGGATTCTTACGAGATATTAAAAAGATTATTTCGTTAATGCCAGAGAGAAGACAAAATTTAATGTTTTCTGCAACTTTTTCTAAAGAAATAAAAAAACTAGCCGAAGGTATTTTACATAGACCAATTTCTGTAGAAACTGCACCACAAAACACTACTGCCGAAACTGTAGACCAAAAGGCATATAGAGTTGATAGAGAATCTAAAATTGAACTTACAATTAAATTGATTTCTGATGGAAATTGGAAGCAAGTATTGATTTTCACAAGAACTAAACATAGAGCAAATAAATTAAGTGAAAAGTTGGTAAAAGCAGGTATAACTTCTGCAGCCATTCACGGGAATAAAAGTCAAGGTGCAAGAACAAAAGCATTAGATTATTTTAAAAGTGGAAAAATTCGTGTTTTAGTAGCAACAGATATTGCAGCAAGAGGGTTGGATATACCATTATTACCTCATGTTATTAATTTTGAATTACCTAATGTTCCCGAAGATTATGTTCATAGAATTGGAAGGACTGGTAGAGCAGGAGCAGATGGTCAAGCAATTTCATTGGTTGATATTGATGAAGTTGAATATGTGAGAAGTATTGAAAAATTATTGGGGCAAAAATTAGAAACTGAAGTAGTAGAGGGTTTTGAACCAACTAATAAACCTTCAGAAAATAAGCCTAAACAACAAAACAGGAGAACGTCTCGTAAACCAAGATCTCAAGGTCAAGGAAATTCTAATAAAACGAAATCTTCTTCAGGTAGTAAGAAAAGAAGTAGCAATAATAGAAGACGACGATAG
- a CDS encoding rhodanese-like domain-containing protein, whose protein sequence is MKKLQVIVLLFTISLISCNCKEINKTKVVELIDVETIDKIDNTAQLIDVRTPEEYADGYIKNAKNIDFQDEHFLNNMSKLDKSEPVYVYCKSGGRSAKASQLLKEAGFEKIYDLEGGFLSWEVNGKIISKD, encoded by the coding sequence ATGAAAAAATTACAAGTAATAGTATTATTATTTACAATTTCATTGATTAGTTGTAATTGTAAAGAAATAAATAAGACTAAAGTAGTAGAATTAATTGATGTAGAAACTATTGATAAAATAGATAATACAGCACAATTAATTGATGTAAGAACACCTGAAGAATATGCTGATGGCTATATTAAAAATGCAAAAAACATCGATTTTCAAGATGAGCATTTCTTAAATAATATGTCTAAATTAGATAAAAGTGAACCTGTATATGTTTATTGTAAAAGTGGTGGAAGAAGCGCTAAAGCATCTCAATTATTAAAAGAGGCAGGCTTTGAAAAGATTTACGATTTAGAAGGTGGTTTTTTGAGTTGGGAAGTAAATGGTAAAATAATATCTAAAGATTAA
- a CDS encoding LIC11966 family surface protein — MKILKNTFTILFLLVTFSMSSQGFNSAVEYMNFVSAEQQQITKNMWKYTKAIAHSKSDRNIRVKRNTLIKTVERAILKIKNAKGYDGDEYKNQVLEHLNLNKNLLNQDYAKIIDMKEVAEQSYDAMEAYMMARELADQKMSDAQDEFEKNFYAYAEKHNIEITEGETDLGKKMKISNEVFEHYNKMYLIFFKVNINEIYLWEAIEKQDISAIQQNANSLSETAKEGLEILKTVELYKNDQSLLASTKAIFDFFIDEAENKVPKITDFLILNEDFESIKTTLDKTPERKRTKEQINNYNKKVKEINNAVKAYNKTNAELNTKRQKAFDNLNNTNDNFLSKHIPKD; from the coding sequence ATGAAAATTTTAAAAAACACTTTTACTATTCTATTCCTATTAGTGACATTTTCAATGTCTTCACAAGGTTTTAATTCAGCAGTAGAATATATGAATTTTGTATCTGCTGAACAGCAACAAATTACTAAAAACATGTGGAAATACACTAAAGCTATTGCACATAGTAAAAGTGATCGAAATATTCGTGTTAAAAGAAATACATTGATAAAGACTGTTGAAAGAGCAATTCTCAAGATTAAAAATGCCAAAGGATACGATGGTGATGAATATAAAAATCAAGTATTAGAGCATTTAAACCTAAATAAAAACTTATTAAATCAAGATTATGCAAAAATAATTGACATGAAAGAAGTTGCTGAACAATCTTATGACGCTATGGAAGCATATATGATGGCAAGAGAACTTGCAGATCAAAAAATGTCTGACGCACAAGATGAATTTGAAAAAAACTTTTACGCATATGCTGAAAAACATAATATTGAAATAACTGAAGGAGAAACAGATTTAGGTAAAAAAATGAAAATCTCAAATGAAGTTTTTGAACATTATAATAAGATGTATTTAATATTCTTTAAAGTAAATATTAACGAAATTTACCTTTGGGAAGCAATAGAAAAACAAGATATTAGCGCAATTCAACAAAACGCAAATTCTTTAAGTGAAACAGCTAAAGAAGGATTAGAAATATTAAAAACAGTTGAATTATATAAAAATGACCAATCTTTACTAGCATCTACCAAAGCAATTTTTGATTTTTTTATTGACGAAGCAGAAAATAAAGTGCCTAAAATCACAGATTTCTTGATTTTAAATGAAGATTTTGAAAGTATCAAAACTACCTTAGATAAAACTCCAGAACGAAAGCGTACTAAAGAGCAAATCAATAACTACAATAAAAAAGTTAAAGAGATAAATAATGCTGTAAAAGCCTATAACAAAACAAATGCTGAACTAAATACAAAACGTCAAAAAGCATTTGATAATTTGAATAATACGAATGATAATTTCTTATCAAAACATATTCCTAAAGACTAA
- a CDS encoding carboxy terminal-processing peptidase, whose translation MKKRLLFLFAFLLITISYSQSSDYFCEQLSSLKILVENQHYQPKKVNDSLSSGVLELFIENLDPDKQYFTESDIESFEIDKPFIDDYINSDNCSFIDKYISTLKLRVKNSKKILLALNEVDLDYTGKDILHFIPNSEFSFYKDEQAIENYLSKKVRYSILTRMIDNDSIIENITSNFTALEKETKPEVIQNQLCLLDEILNQSGGIERFVEESFLNAFVHFQDPNSTFFNTIDKTIFENSLSSNQQTFGILTDKNKKGEIVIAHIIPGSAAFKNGNFEVNDVIISCTNESTILETLCVSNEDVMAFLNEEQHQSVLFKIKKKNTTIHSIKLKKSKTKVEENSITGYVIKDQSDYGYIKIPSFYTNLESPNGLGLANDVAKQLYKLQKENINGLIIDLRFNGGGSMKEAADLSGMFIDRGPLSILRFRDGETFTTKDMNRGKMFSKPIVILINNFSASASEYFASVMQDYNRAIIVGSPSHGKSTAQIILPLDLTGKLGFCKLTIEKFYRVTGKSNQSVGVIPDITLPSLYDGLKTGEQFEKYALKNDSINYTLKHLPLKDLNLQSIISKSKERVEKNSDFDFIKSSNNNLLNNFINKRSEVPLTLKDIYDDIIKTQEFWESFSNHDSKNPNKITVKNTTYLEEILQYNKEEKQENNIQLKNISKDIYIEEATHILNDFIIKNTTK comes from the coding sequence ATGAAAAAAAGATTACTATTCTTATTTGCCTTTTTACTTATAACTATTTCATACAGCCAAAGTTCTGACTATTTCTGTGAGCAATTATCTTCTCTTAAAATACTAGTTGAGAATCAACATTATCAACCAAAAAAAGTTAATGATAGTCTATCCTCTGGAGTACTCGAGTTATTTATTGAAAATTTAGATCCTGACAAACAATATTTTACGGAGTCTGATATTGAAAGTTTTGAAATAGACAAACCGTTTATTGATGATTATATCAATTCGGATAATTGCAGTTTTATTGATAAATATATCTCCACCCTTAAACTTCGTGTTAAAAATTCAAAAAAAATACTACTTGCTCTAAATGAAGTTGATTTAGACTATACTGGTAAAGATATTTTACATTTTATTCCAAATTCTGAATTTAGTTTTTATAAAGATGAACAAGCAATTGAGAATTATCTTAGTAAAAAAGTTAGATATTCTATCTTAACGAGAATGATTGACAATGATTCAATTATTGAAAATATCACTTCAAATTTTACGGCTTTAGAAAAAGAAACAAAACCTGAAGTTATTCAAAATCAATTGTGCTTACTAGATGAAATTTTAAATCAAAGTGGTGGGATTGAGCGATTTGTTGAAGAATCATTTTTAAATGCTTTTGTTCATTTTCAAGACCCAAATTCTACTTTTTTTAATACTATAGATAAAACTATTTTTGAAAATTCACTCTCAAGTAATCAACAAACATTTGGAATTTTAACAGATAAAAATAAAAAAGGTGAAATAGTAATTGCTCATATTATCCCGGGAAGTGCAGCATTTAAAAATGGCAATTTTGAAGTAAATGATGTGATTATTTCTTGCACAAATGAATCAACTATTTTAGAAACTCTTTGTGTATCTAATGAAGATGTGATGGCATTTTTAAATGAAGAGCAACATCAATCCGTTTTATTTAAAATAAAGAAAAAAAATACGACAATACATTCAATTAAACTTAAAAAAAGTAAAACTAAAGTTGAAGAAAATTCAATTACTGGTTATGTAATAAAAGACCAATCAGATTATGGTTATATCAAAATCCCAAGTTTTTATACAAACTTAGAATCACCAAATGGGTTAGGGCTAGCAAATGATGTAGCGAAACAATTATACAAACTTCAAAAAGAAAATATAAACGGTTTAATTATAGATTTACGTTTTAATGGAGGTGGCTCAATGAAAGAAGCCGCTGACTTATCTGGAATGTTCATTGATCGAGGTCCGTTGTCAATTCTTAGATTTAGAGATGGAGAAACATTTACCACTAAAGACATGAATCGAGGTAAAATGTTTAGCAAGCCAATTGTCATTTTAATCAATAATTTCAGTGCATCTGCTTCCGAGTATTTCGCAAGTGTTATGCAAGATTATAATAGAGCAATTATTGTAGGTTCACCTAGCCATGGAAAATCGACAGCGCAAATTATTTTGCCGTTGGATTTAACTGGTAAATTAGGATTTTGCAAACTAACAATAGAAAAATTTTATAGAGTTACTGGTAAAAGTAATCAATCGGTTGGAGTCATTCCAGATATTACCTTACCGTCTTTATATGATGGATTAAAAACTGGAGAGCAGTTTGAAAAATATGCCCTAAAAAATGATTCTATTAATTATACTTTAAAGCATTTACCTCTAAAAGATTTAAACTTGCAAAGTATTATTTCTAAAAGTAAAGAACGTGTTGAGAAAAATTCAGATTTTGATTTTATTAAAAGTTCTAATAATAATTTATTAAACAACTTTATCAATAAGAGATCAGAAGTTCCTTTAACGCTAAAAGACATATACGATGACATTATTAAAACTCAAGAATTTTGGGAGAGTTTTTCTAATCATGATAGTAAAAATCCAAATAAAATAACTGTTAAAAATACTACCTATTTGGAAGAAATTTTACAATATAATAAAGAAGAAAAACAAGAAAACAATATTCAATTAAAAAATATTTCTAAAGATATTTACATTGAAGAAGCTACACATATTTTAAACGATTTTATAATAAAAAACACAACCAAATAA
- a CDS encoding heavy-metal-associated domain-containing protein, protein MKTIQVENLKCGGCANTIKKALLSFEGINAVEINVDSSEVIIDTDNEQLLSDVKKKLSSLGYPEIGENNTVLKKAKSYVSCAVGRI, encoded by the coding sequence ATGAAAACAATTCAAGTAGAAAACTTAAAATGTGGTGGATGTGCTAATACTATAAAGAAGGCACTATTATCTTTTGAAGGAATTAATGCAGTTGAAATTAATGTTGATTCTTCTGAAGTGATTATTGATACTGATAATGAACAATTATTATCTGATGTAAAAAAGAAATTATCAAGTTTGGGATATCCAGAGATTGGTGAAAACAATACTGTTTTGAAAAAGGCTAAATCATACGTGAGTTGTGCCGTAGGTAGAATTTAA
- a CDS encoding TonB-dependent receptor, with product MKKILSIFLMLVTVVSYSQTETKKDSIKIDNFLDEVVVTAVRVNSESPVTHSNLSKKEISKRNLGQDIPILMNFMPSVVTTSDAGAGVGYTGIRVRGSDATRVNVTINGVPYNDAESMGTYWVDLPDFSSSTESLQLQRGVGTSTNGAGAFGASLNLLTDAIEEEASGEISNSFGSYNTRKHTIKFSTGKLNEHFEIAGRLSRIKSDGYVDRATSDLTSYFLQASYVDENTLIKALAFGGFEETYQAWYGVTADDLKNNRTVNYYTYDNEVDHYNQDHYQFLWSEKYNENWSSNIALHYTWGRGYYEQYKAESDFSDYGFTPITIGGETINTTDLIQRKWLDNDFYGTTFSIDYNNLSNFSLIFGGAWNKYEGDHFGEVIWAQYASDSEIRDRFYDDFGNKTDFNLFAKGKYSVNDNFNLFADLQIRKVNYEATGEFSPVDDSFSFFNPKGGMTYRVNDKNNLYLSFATAHREPNRTDYENGNPKPETLNDLELGWRVKNEDFNINSNVYMMFYQDQLVLSGAIDDVGAPIRENVGDSYRIGIEIDANIKINNQLYIQPNIAISSNKNKDFITSRDGEIVNLKNTNIAFSPNVVAGNIFNYLPTDNLQISLLSKYVGEQYMANLDSKNSKLDSYFVNDLNINYEIKPKKIFKSIVLSALVNNILNEKYVSNGYYYTYDDTWSVEGETTTLDGAGYFPQATTNFLVGATLRF from the coding sequence ATGAAAAAAATATTATCTATTTTTTTAATGCTTGTTACTGTTGTGAGTTATTCTCAAACAGAAACAAAAAAAGATTCTATTAAAATTGACAATTTTCTAGATGAAGTAGTTGTTACAGCTGTTCGTGTAAATTCAGAATCACCAGTAACTCATTCTAACTTGTCAAAAAAAGAAATTTCTAAACGAAATTTAGGTCAAGACATTCCTATTCTAATGAACTTCATGCCAAGTGTAGTTACTACCTCTGATGCTGGTGCTGGAGTTGGATATACAGGAATTAGAGTACGTGGTAGTGATGCTACTCGCGTAAATGTAACTATCAATGGTGTTCCTTATAATGATGCAGAATCAATGGGAACTTATTGGGTTGATTTACCTGATTTTTCATCTTCAACTGAAAGTTTACAATTGCAACGTGGTGTTGGTACATCTACAAATGGTGCAGGAGCATTTGGAGCTAGTTTAAATTTATTAACCGATGCTATAGAAGAAGAAGCATCAGGAGAAATAAGTAATTCATTTGGTTCATATAACACAAGAAAGCACACCATAAAATTTAGTACAGGAAAATTAAATGAGCACTTTGAAATTGCAGGTCGTTTATCTAGAATTAAATCTGACGGATATGTAGATAGAGCAACTTCAGACTTAACTTCTTATTTTTTACAAGCATCATACGTTGATGAAAACACATTAATCAAAGCTTTAGCTTTTGGTGGATTTGAAGAAACTTATCAAGCATGGTATGGTGTTACTGCTGATGATTTAAAAAATAATAGAACGGTAAACTATTATACATATGATAATGAGGTTGATCACTATAATCAAGATCACTATCAATTCTTATGGAGTGAAAAATATAATGAAAATTGGTCTTCTAATATAGCGTTACATTATACTTGGGGTCGTGGATATTACGAACAATATAAAGCAGAAAGTGACTTTTCAGATTATGGTTTTACACCTATTACTATTGGTGGAGAAACAATCAACACTACCGATTTAATTCAAAGAAAATGGCTGGACAATGATTTTTATGGAACAACATTTTCTATAGATTATAACAATTTATCAAACTTTAGTTTAATATTTGGTGGTGCTTGGAATAAATATGAAGGTGATCACTTTGGAGAAGTAATATGGGCTCAATATGCTAGTGATAGTGAAATTAGAGATCGTTTTTATGATGATTTTGGAAACAAAACCGATTTCAATTTATTTGCAAAAGGAAAATATAGTGTAAATGATAACTTCAATTTATTTGCTGATTTACAAATCAGAAAAGTAAACTATGAAGCAACTGGTGAATTTTCACCTGTTGATGATTCATTCTCATTCTTTAATCCAAAAGGAGGTATGACATATCGAGTAAATGATAAAAACAATTTGTATTTATCGTTTGCAACTGCTCACCGTGAACCAAATAGAACAGATTATGAAAACGGAAATCCTAAACCAGAAACTTTAAATGATTTAGAATTGGGTTGGAGAGTAAAAAATGAAGATTTTAATATCAACTCAAACGTTTATATGATGTTTTATCAAGATCAATTGGTATTATCTGGTGCTATTGATGATGTTGGTGCTCCAATTAGAGAAAATGTTGGTGATAGTTATCGTATAGGAATTGAAATTGATGCTAATATTAAAATTAACAATCAATTATATATTCAACCAAATATTGCTATCAGTAGTAATAAAAATAAAGATTTTATTACATCAAGAGATGGTGAAATTGTGAATTTAAAAAACACAAATATTGCTTTTTCTCCGAATGTTGTTGCTGGTAATATTTTTAATTATTTACCTACGGATAATCTTCAAATTTCACTTTTATCAAAATATGTAGGAGAACAGTATATGGCAAATCTTGATTCAAAAAACTCAAAATTGGATAGTTACTTTGTTAACGATTTGAATATCAATTATGAAATTAAACCAAAGAAAATATTTAAATCAATAGTATTAAGTGCATTGGTTAACAATATTTTAAACGAAAAATATGTGTCTAATGGATACTATTATACTTATGATGATACTTGGTCTGTTGAAGGAGAAACTACAACTTTAGATGGAGCAGGATATTTTCCACAAGCAACTACTAATTTCTTAGTTGGAGCCACATTAAGATTTTAA
- the pnuC gene encoding nicotinamide riboside transporter PnuC: MNHIFDFFLEAYSNTPTSHIILEAIAFVFGIASVWYAKKENILVYPTGLVATVITVYLLYKAEYFGDMMMNFYYSVMSIYGWWNWARKKDNKTVVPISRTNTKEKIIGFLMFVATMIVTYTVYKAFDYEIKTANYIDIFTSGVFFTGMWYMATKKLENWTLWIFADIITVPLYAYRGLGMLSLQYLIFTILAIQGYIAWKKSLDSKKLTL, from the coding sequence ATGAACCACATTTTTGATTTTTTCTTAGAAGCTTATTCCAATACACCAACGAGTCATATTATTTTAGAAGCCATTGCATTTGTGTTTGGTATTGCTAGTGTTTGGTATGCCAAAAAAGAAAATATATTGGTATACCCAACAGGATTAGTAGCTACTGTTATAACGGTTTATTTACTTTATAAAGCCGAATATTTTGGTGATATGATGATGAATTTTTACTATTCTGTAATGAGTATTTATGGCTGGTGGAATTGGGCTCGTAAAAAAGATAATAAAACTGTTGTTCCTATCTCTCGCACGAATACAAAAGAAAAAATTATTGGTTTTCTAATGTTTGTAGCCACAATGATAGTAACCTATACTGTTTATAAAGCATTTGATTACGAAATCAAAACTGCAAATTATATTGACATATTTACATCAGGAGTTTTCTTTACAGGTATGTGGTATATGGCAACAAAAAAACTAGAGAACTGGACTCTTTGGATTTTTGCAGATATCATAACCGTGCCACTTTATGCATATCGTGGTTTAGGAATGTTATCATTACAATATTTAATATTTACTATCTTAGCAATTCAAGGATACATAGCATGGAAAAAAAGCTTAGACAGCAAGAAGCTAACATTATAA
- a CDS encoding AAA family ATPase, giving the protein MEKKLRQQEANIIKIVLFGPESTGKTTLSRHLAKYYNTVWAPEYARKYLQKKWNNERKTCETSDLLPIAIGQMKLENKLSKKADKILICDTDLLETKVYSETYYGGIVDSDLQEAALNNQYDLYLLTYIDTPWEADDLRDKPHQRQEMFEAFENALKKYNRPYLILKGDKKTRLNTAVKAIDKLLSKRKNLDSFSDTLIDLDFHFMNQNSNNDNN; this is encoded by the coding sequence ATGGAAAAAAAGCTTAGACAGCAAGAAGCTAACATTATAAAAATTGTTTTATTTGGACCAGAATCTACTGGTAAAACGACACTTTCTAGACATTTGGCTAAATATTATAATACTGTTTGGGCTCCAGAATATGCTCGAAAATACTTACAAAAAAAATGGAATAACGAACGTAAAACCTGTGAAACCTCAGACTTACTTCCTATTGCTATTGGTCAAATGAAACTGGAAAATAAACTTTCAAAAAAAGCCGATAAAATTTTAATTTGCGATACTGATTTACTTGAGACCAAAGTATATTCTGAAACTTATTATGGTGGTATTGTTGATTCTGATCTTCAGGAAGCAGCATTAAATAATCAATACGATTTATATTTACTGACCTATATTGATACTCCTTGGGAAGCTGATGATTTAAGAGATAAACCTCATCAAAGACAAGAAATGTTTGAGGCATTTGAAAATGCTTTAAAAAAATACAATCGTCCTTATTTAATTTTAAAAGGAGATAAAAAAACTCGATTAAATACAGCTGTAAAAGCAATAGATAAGTTATTGTCTAAGCGTAAAAATTTAGATAGTTTTTCTGATACTTTAATAGATTTAGATTTTCATTTTATGAATCAAAATTCTAATAATGACAATAATTAA
- a CDS encoding TetR/AcrR family transcriptional regulator: protein MKSKSEQTKEFILEKVAPIFNSKGFKATSLSDLIYATKLSKGSIYGNFDSKEDLAIKAFKYNVDLILKPLRTQLEKCTNAIDKLFTLTNFYRDYYDFVLNKGGCPVLNVASDTNNVNTKLFQVVKEVAKDLENRLSLIIQDGVDKNEIKKGVNSKIVAKNIYSMIEGSIFMAFVHNDKVYITEMMNHVDTLIKEQLMN, encoded by the coding sequence ATGAAATCTAAATCAGAACAAACTAAAGAGTTTATTTTAGAAAAAGTTGCTCCTATTTTTAATAGTAAAGGCTTTAAGGCTACTAGTTTGTCCGATTTAATTTATGCTACTAAATTATCTAAAGGTTCTATTTATGGAAATTTTGACAGTAAAGAAGATTTAGCAATTAAAGCATTCAAGTACAATGTAGATTTAATACTAAAACCATTACGTACACAACTTGAAAAATGTACAAATGCTATTGATAAATTATTTACGCTGACTAATTTTTATAGAGATTATTATGATTTTGTATTAAATAAAGGTGGTTGTCCAGTATTAAATGTAGCATCAGATACCAATAATGTTAATACAAAGTTGTTTCAAGTTGTAAAGGAAGTAGCTAAAGATTTAGAAAACAGACTGTCTTTAATAATTCAAGATGGTGTTGATAAAAATGAAATTAAAAAAGGTGTAAATTCAAAAATCGTTGCAAAAAACATTTATTCAATGATTGAAGGAAGTATTTTTATGGCTTTTGTGCATAATGATAAAGTATATATAACAGAAATGATGAATCATGTTGATACATTAATTAAAGAACAGTTGATGAATTAA
- a CDS encoding YgaP family membrane protein, with protein MKKNVGTVDKIVRIVLALIATYFAYTRDFVESPWIGYLLWIIAFVLLITALTSRCGLYALLGKSTCEVNYNK; from the coding sequence ATGAAAAAAAATGTTGGAACAGTTGATAAAATAGTAAGAATTGTATTAGCATTAATAGCAACTTACTTTGCTTATACAAGAGATTTTGTTGAATCACCTTGGATTGGTTATCTTTTATGGATAATTGCTTTTGTGTTATTAATAACAGCACTAACTAGTCGTTGTGGACTTTATGCTTTATTAGGAAAAAGCACCTGTGAGGTAAATTATAATAAATAA